Genomic segment of Caldalkalibacillus uzonensis:
ACACCCAATTAAACCTGATGACCGGATTACTAACCTTTTTCTTTTTTAATAACGATGGTTTGATCCGGGCCAAGCGCATTACGATTGACCTCTTCTCCGGCTTGATCCTCCCTATTTCTTTTTATCCAGGCTGGGCCCAAACGCTCATGAGCTATCTGCCATTTCAAGCGATCAGTTATATTCCCAGCATGATTTTTACCGGAGCGTTTAGCGATGCCGAGGTGTGGAACGGGATCCTGTTGCAGGCCTTGTGGTCCGTGGTATTGATTGTTCCGATTCAACTGTTATGGATGCTGGCCAAAAAACAGTTGGTCGTACAAGGAGGATAGGGCATGTATTACTTCTCTATCTTGTGGCAATACACGTTGCAGTATATGAAAACCAGAATGACTTACCGCGTTGATCTGTTTGTGGAACTGATGTCCGATCTTTTGTTCCAGGCGGTAAATCTGGTGTTTATTTTAGTGGTGTTTAGCCATACGCCCTTGCTGAGCGGCTGGAGCCGGGAAGAGATTATGTTTATTTACGGCTTCTTTTTGGTGCCGTTTGCCATTTTCGCTGCGTTCTTTAATATATGGGATTTTAATGAACGCTACATTGTCAAAGGGGAAATGGACCGTATCTTGACACGGCCCATTCACAGCTTGTTTCAGGTCATCCTGGAGCGCATGGAGTTGGAATCCCTGTTTGGAGCCATCACTGGCTTGGCGATCATGTTTTATGCGGGATCTCAGCTGGGCTTGACCATCTCCTGGTATGATCCGCTTATCTTCCTGTTGATGGTGCTGGGCGGGGCTTGCATTTACGGCGGGGTGTTTGTCTCGCTGGCCAGCATCAGCTTTTGGTCTGACAGCCGCACCGACATTATGCCCATGATGTACAATATTGCCAACTACGGACGCTATCCGGTGGACATTTACCATCGGGTGATCCGCTTTGTGCTGACCTGGATATTGCCCTTTGCCTTTGTGGGCGTCTACCCCTCCGCCTATTTTCTAGGACGGCAAGAGTGGTATGTGTACGCCTTTTTGACACCCTTGGTGGGATTCATCTTTCTCAGCATATCCGTATGGATCTGGAATCAAGGAGTGAAACGGTACCGTGGTGCGGGCAACTAAAACAGGGAG
This window contains:
- a CDS encoding ABC transporter permease, with amino-acid sequence MYYFSILWQYTLQYMKTRMTYRVDLFVELMSDLLFQAVNLVFILVVFSHTPLLSGWSREEIMFIYGFFLVPFAIFAAFFNIWDFNERYIVKGEMDRILTRPIHSLFQVILERMELESLFGAITGLAIMFYAGSQLGLTISWYDPLIFLLMVLGGACIYGGVFVSLASISFWSDSRTDIMPMMYNIANYGRYPVDIYHRVIRFVLTWILPFAFVGVYPSAYFLGRQEWYVYAFLTPLVGFIFLSISVWIWNQGVKRYRGAGN